A window of Salmo trutta chromosome 5, fSalTru1.1, whole genome shotgun sequence contains these coding sequences:
- the LOC115194235 gene encoding zinc finger protein 239-like, with amino-acid sequence MSPSVEPDPKTSKPARPHHCSQCGKSFTKLRNLKEHERTHTAEKPFQCLQCTKSFCWLGKLKVHERIHTGEKPYNCSQCGTSFTQLGTLKTHEKIHSGVKPYHCSQCGTSFTRSRDLKEHERIHTGEKPYHCSQCGKTFTWLGSLKTHERTHTGEKPYHCSHCGKSFPLLGNLNNHERTHTGEKPYHCSHCGKGFGQLGHLKVHERTHTGEMPYQCSHCEKDFGQLGHLKVHERTHTGEKPYQCSHCGKGFTQVGSLKTHERTHTGEKPYQCSHCGKGFTQLGSLKSHQRIHTREMKTPGRAAAALAGANGDP; translated from the coding sequence ATGAGTCCTTCAGTGGAACCAGACCCAAAGACATCCAAACCAGCAAGACCACAccattgctcccagtgtggaaagagttttactaagTTACGAaacctaaaagagcatgagaggacacacacagcagaaaagcctttccaatgtttgCAGTGTACAAAGAGTTTCTGCTGGTTAGGGAAGCTAAAAgtacatgagagaatacacacaggagaaaagccttacaactgctctcagtgtggaacaAGTTTTACCCAATTAGGGACCCTAAAAACACATGAGAAAATACACTCTGGAgtgaagccttaccactgctctcagtgtggaactAGTTTTACTCGGTCAAGGGACCTGAAAGAGCAcgaaagaatacacacaggagagaagccttaccactgctcacAATGTGGAAAAACTTTTACCTGGTTAGGTAGCCTGAAAacgcatgagaggacacacacaggtgagaagccttaccactgttcccactgtggaaagagctTTCCCCTGCTAGGGAATCTGAACAACCATGAGAGAACgcacacgggagagaagccttaccactgctcccattgTGGAAAGGGTTTTGGACAGTTGGGGCATTTAAAAGTgcatgaaagaacacacacaggagagatgcCTTACCAGTGCTCCCATTGTGAAAAGGATTTTGGACAATTGGGGCATCTAAAAGTgcatgaaagaacacacacaggggagaagccttaccaatgctcccattgtggaaagggttttacccaagtagggagcctgaaaacacatgaaagaacacacacaggagagaagccttaccaatgCTCGCATTGCGGAAAgggttttacccagttagggagcctgaaatcACATCAGAGGATACATACACGGGAGATGAAGACCCCAGGAAGggcagctgctgccttggcaggagctaatggggatccataa